GCGGCCCAGAAGGTGGCGAGTTTGTCGGGGTCCGCGCAATCTAAAACGATCTGAACGCTGCTGGCCACGCCGCTAAATATATCTAGTGCTTGCGGTAGCCGCCCTGTACGCGCCCGTCCATGAAGGAAATCTTCGGATGGCGCACCTTCGAGGTGAGGCGGCGAGTCACGACCGCGGTGTTGAGCTGCACCACCACGTCGTTGCGCTGCAGGTGGGGCGGGTTCGGGAACCGTTCCGAACACGCCGGGCACGAATCGAGGTGTTGGGCGACCATCTTGCGCTGCTCGCGGCGGAGCGTGCCGGGCGGGAAGTTGTCGAGCAGGTAGGCGATGGTCGGGCAGCGCGTCTCTTCCGTCTGGGCCTTCCCCTCCATGAAGAGAAATTCCTCCTTAAAGCGGCGGCGGGCCCGGTGCAACAGGGTTTCGACCGCACTCTCGGAGACCCGCATCTTGCGTGCGATGTTCGCATAGCTCAAGCCTTGCAGCTCGCGGAGCGTCAGCACCAGCCGGTACTTCTCGGGTAACCGCCGGGCCACCGACCAGACGGCGTCGCGCAGCTCACTGATCTCCAGCGCGACCTCAGGACTCTTCCGGGCGTCGCCATCTGGCACCTGCAGCACCGAGTCCTCGTTTTCTTCGTCGTCGATCTCCTGCGCCTCGGGGAACTTCTTACGCCGCCGGAGCTCGTCGTAGCAAAGGTTGGTGGCGATCCGATGGATCCAGGCGGAGAAGTTGAAACTGTCGTTGATGCGATGGATGGTGCGGAGGATCTGGAAGAAGGTCTCCTGGGTCAGGTCCTCAGCCAGCTGCCGGTCTCGCAGCAGCCGGAAGGTCAGGCCGTAGATGGCCTTGTGGTAGCGCTTGAACAGAGTGTCGAAGGCGGCGACATCGCCGCCAAGATAGTCGCGAATCAGATCGAGGTCCGAGGGTCCCTTGGCAACTCGTGTCACTACCCTCTATACCGCCCGGACTCGGCAAAATCCGTCATCGACGTGAAGTCCACCCACCGAGTCGCGGGGCGAATCATAGCACCCGTTCTTGCGCACCTTGCACGACTCTCCGGTGCAATTTCCAACTTTGTCACACGGCCGCGATCTTTTCGCAGGAGTTCTGCAATCGGCTCGTTATAATGCCGCTGACGTCCACATCACGAGGGCCACAAATGGGCAGTCCGGGGGCCGGAAAAGCCACCACCGTCACCATCACCATCCGATTTCTTGACGATGAGATCATGGAAGGCAAGGTTGCCACCATCAGCTTGGACCAGCCCAATCTCGAGCTGGAGATGCTCGATCAGGCCAGCAACAACGAGCGCGCACTCATCCCGCTGCCCTCGATCAAACGCATTGCCCTCGGAAGTGGAGCACCGACCGCCGCGGAGCAGGCACGTGCCGAACAGAAGGTGGCGATCCGCTTCCAGGATGGCGAGGTCCTCAAGGGTTACCTCGACGGCGAGCTCCTGCATGCCACCTACGGCGTCACCATGCGGCTGATGGCCGCGGAGAAGGATCGCATCGAGACGTTGGGCATCCCCTATACCGCCCTCAAGGCGCTCTTCTACTTGAAATCGTGGGACACGCGGCCGCCAGAGTTCGACGGTGAGGAAGACCTGCATCTGAACAAGCGGCTTTCGTCGCCTCTCGTGGACCTGATCTCGGACATGGGTCAGCTGGACAAGCTCCGCAAGCGCGGAGCCATCACGGAGAGCGAATTCCAGCGAAAGCGCCGCAAGATCCTCGATAACATCTAACAGGCGGCCCTTCTCACACCGGCGGCCGCGTAAAGCCGCGGTCGTTGCCTTGGCGCTGCTGCCACTCGTGGGAGGCTGCAGTTCGCTGCCGTCGGTGCACGGGATTTCGCTGGGCTCGCCCACGCCACCAGCCTCGCAGTATCAGGCCGAACCCGCGCGGCATGAGGGTGGCACGCTGGTGGTGGGGGACTGGGAGAGCCCAACCAATTTCTCACCACTCTTCAACGAAGAAGTTCCGGCCGCACAGGTGGACGCTCTGCTGTACGCCGGCTTGGTGCGGCTCGATCCCAATCTG
This DNA window, taken from Candidatus Dormiibacterota bacterium, encodes the following:
- a CDS encoding RNA polymerase sigma factor; translated protein: MTRVAKGPSDLDLIRDYLGGDVAAFDTLFKRYHKAIYGLTFRLLRDRQLAEDLTQETFFQILRTIHRINDSFNFSAWIHRIATNLCYDELRRRKKFPEAQEIDDEENEDSVLQVPDGDARKSPEVALEISELRDAVWSVARRLPEKYRLVLTLRELQGLSYANIARKMRVSESAVETLLHRARRRFKEEFLFMEGKAQTEETRCPTIAYLLDNFPPGTLRREQRKMVAQHLDSCPACSERFPNPPHLQRNDVVVQLNTAVVTRRLTSKVRHPKISFMDGRVQGGYRKH
- a CDS encoding SHOCT domain-containing protein; the encoded protein is MGSPGAGKATTVTITIRFLDDEIMEGKVATISLDQPNLELEMLDQASNNERALIPLPSIKRIALGSGAPTAAEQARAEQKVAIRFQDGEVLKGYLDGELLHATYGVTMRLMAAEKDRIETLGIPYTALKALFYLKSWDTRPPEFDGEEDLHLNKRLSSPLVDLISDMGQLDKLRKRGAITESEFQRKRRKILDNI